The following nucleotide sequence is from Ignisphaera sp..
TTTAAGACTTGTTGTATATGTCAGCGATTTTATATAATGATGTTTTAATAATGCTAGAAATGTTAGGGTTGTATGGTGAGAAATGTGCTAGACATTGCAATATTGCCGGATTCTCCAATATATATTTATGGTGATTCAGCAAAAGTTGATGTGTTTTTGTACAGCGACGCCACTTGCACAGAATTCGATGTAGTCTTTGAGGCAACAGCGATTTTTTCAAGAGGTGAGAAAAGAATCTATTATGAGTCGAGAGTTGTGAAGGGGAACACCGAGCTCTCTATACAATTTGTTTTCGAAATTCCAGCCATGGACTCGCCAGAAGCGGTTCTAAGGCTATCGGCAAAGGCTAGAGGATGTAGTGAAGAGTCTTTCGAGAGGGTGGAGCTTCCTGTATATGGAGCTGCTAAAAACCTTGTGAACTTGATTATTGTTTGGCATAATCACCAGCCACCAAATTACCTACCCAACAAAACGTATTTTGCAGACTATCCATTTAAATGGGTTTGGTACAACCTATTCGAGCCTTATGCTATTGGAGGACCTTACTACGTTCATGCAAAAGTCTATGAAATGTTTCCAAAGGTTAAAACAACGGTTCACCTTTCGCCAAGTCTCTTGATCCAGTGGAGAGAGGCTATTGAAAAAGGATATGTTTTGGAGAGTGGTGAGAAGGTCTTGCCAGGCGACAAAAGAATTGATATGGTAAAAGAGGCTCTGGAAATGTATAAGAGGTTTGCAAATCAAGGTGCCATAGAGGTTCTAACATCTGTCTATGCCCATACAATACTTGGCTACATTATACATAGATTTGATATGGAGGAGGTTGTTAGAGACGAGCTTAGGCTAGGAATAGAGATAACAAAAGAGGTTATGAATAT
It contains:
- a CDS encoding glycoside hydrolase family 57 protein, whose protein sequence is MLDIAILPDSPIYIYGDSAKVDVFLYSDATCTEFDVVFEATAIFSRGEKRIYYESRVVKGNTELSIQFVFEIPAMDSPEAVLRLSAKARGCSEESFERVELPVYGAAKNLVNLIIVWHNHQPPNYLPNKTYFADYPFKWVWYNLFEPYAIGGPYYVHAKVYEMFPKVKTTVHLSPSLLIQWREAIEKGYVLESGEKVLPGDKRIDMVKEALEMYKRFANQGAIEVLTSVYAHTILGYIIHRFDMEEVVRDELRLGIEITKEVMNIEPHGVWTPEMAWHNRLGTIYADLGIDYTILCGKSHFPKAIGDKTTIYEPYEFVSGDGKRIRILFRDQPISDLIGFRNNFANRVEALKAALDTILNVVSRRGFVTIALDGENWMIFSKYPKNTYPFFINFYKYVNILQEKGFLRSMTGHEAVKTCGENCKKIVYIPTNSWVNGFHKWDGELNEQKYMWFEVEKAYHKLRLYKYIAGDSQDVKAAYWALYHAIDSDYWWTEFWNPRMIKTWLTELHRILDNVKFS